One genomic region from Leifsonia poae encodes:
- a CDS encoding EXPERA domain-containing protein — protein MTTATPEQRPVASAAPATPANLPLRKRPIDIFFLCIFSLFIVTCIISDSVEGLGLDQVADSKNILVQWNYTYSSNFDPLYQSHPLWLRFISGTSAFVYVLFYILLIVALVKGFNWIQLYAVIYATMIISLTGIPIFGVEFFGAVGERTPNPGMFLLYNGPYVLIPLLLLIRMRKPLPFTRKF, from the coding sequence GTGACTACCGCGACTCCAGAGCAGCGCCCGGTCGCCTCCGCCGCCCCCGCGACGCCCGCGAACCTGCCGCTGCGCAAGCGACCCATCGATATCTTCTTCCTCTGCATCTTCTCGCTCTTCATCGTGACGTGCATCATCAGCGACTCGGTGGAGGGGCTCGGGCTCGACCAGGTGGCCGACTCGAAGAACATCCTGGTGCAGTGGAACTACACGTACTCATCCAACTTCGACCCGCTGTACCAATCGCATCCGCTCTGGCTGCGCTTTATCAGCGGCACCTCGGCATTCGTCTACGTGCTGTTCTACATCCTGCTGATCGTCGCGCTCGTGAAGGGTTTCAACTGGATCCAGCTCTACGCCGTGATCTACGCGACGATGATCATCTCGCTGACCGGCATCCCGATCTTCGGTGTGGAGTTCTTCGGCGCTGTGGGGGAGCGCACGCCGAATCCTGGGATGTTCCTGCTCTACAACGGACCGTATGTGCTCATTCCGTTGCTGCTGCTGATCCGGATGCGCAAACCGCTCCCATTCACCCGCAAGTTCTGA
- a CDS encoding DMT family transporter, translated as MPGFHRLTGATAVFGYLFLGIAIATEVVATTFLKFTSGDNPRWWAYAIVIVGYVASFVALSQSLSRGVPLGIAYAIWSAVGVVAIVLISWVFFKESLTWVQIAGIVLVIGGVGLLELGGKHS; from the coding sequence GTGCCCGGTTTCCACCGGCTGACAGGAGCAACAGCCGTGTTCGGTTATCTCTTCCTCGGCATCGCGATCGCCACCGAAGTGGTCGCGACGACTTTCTTGAAGTTCACGTCGGGCGACAACCCGCGCTGGTGGGCATACGCCATCGTCATCGTCGGCTACGTCGCCTCGTTCGTCGCACTCTCCCAGTCGCTCTCCCGCGGCGTTCCGCTCGGCATCGCCTACGCCATCTGGTCGGCGGTCGGCGTCGTGGCCATCGTGCTGATCTCCTGGGTCTTCTTCAAGGAGTCGCTCACCTGGGTGCAGATCGCCGGCATCGTCCTCGTCATCGGCGGTGTCGGCCTGCTGGAGCTCGGCGGCAAGCACAGCTGA